The proteins below come from a single Staphylococcus sp. MI 10-1553 genomic window:
- a CDS encoding IS110 family RNA-guided transposase encodes MNCFGIDISKSESVVAHYKDEVFVKELVIQNNQNGYRYLKNYIKHLDSLFILFESTGVYSRGMKHFCEIHKINYLEMNPLEAKFKTNSLRSWKTDKSDAHKLALLAFRMKDSKVQRHPEEIYFELRERARFHLEMEINQNCLKVELVETLHQTFPGLEKLFTNRYSKIALNIAKAFPHPDYVSILTHDELVEKVLHSTDKGISIKKAHKYAKKLIEIKNNSFPNVRKSSFLLQKVQYLCDKLLIGIEEMKAFNQEMIDLAKNTTEFENIISIPGIGELTATLLIGELGDIREFKTNKQLNAFVGIDIKRYQSGTSKSRDTINKRGNKKARRLLYLITMNILRGRNHYQSHIVDYYYKLREQPHGKPHKTAVIASINRLLKTIHYLIVNDKLYDYQKAPH; translated from the coding sequence ATTAACTGTTTTGGTATTGATATCAGTAAGTCAGAAAGTGTGGTCGCACATTATAAGGATGAAGTTTTCGTTAAAGAATTGGTCATTCAAAATAATCAAAATGGCTATCGTTATCTTAAAAATTATATCAAGCATCTTGATTCCCTGTTTATCCTCTTTGAATCAACAGGTGTTTATTCAAGAGGTATGAAACACTTTTGTGAAATTCACAAAATAAATTACTTAGAAATGAACCCCCTAGAAGCCAAGTTTAAAACAAATTCGTTAAGATCATGGAAAACAGATAAGTCAGACGCACATAAACTCGCACTTCTTGCCTTTAGAATGAAAGATTCAAAGGTACAACGTCATCCTGAAGAGATCTACTTTGAACTGAGAGAACGTGCGCGCTTTCACTTAGAAATGGAGATCAACCAAAATTGTCTCAAAGTTGAGTTAGTCGAAACACTACATCAAACATTTCCAGGGTTAGAAAAGTTATTTACTAACAGATATTCAAAAATCGCATTAAATATAGCTAAAGCATTTCCTCATCCTGATTATGTAAGTATTTTGACTCATGATGAATTGGTGGAAAAAGTACTTCATTCAACTGATAAAGGCATTTCAATTAAAAAAGCGCACAAGTATGCCAAAAAATTAATTGAAATAAAGAATAATAGTTTTCCGAATGTGCGCAAGTCTTCTTTCCTCCTACAAAAAGTCCAATACTTATGCGACAAACTGCTTATTGGGATAGAAGAAATGAAAGCATTTAATCAGGAAATGATTGATTTAGCTAAAAATACAACTGAGTTTGAAAATATTATTTCAATTCCTGGCATCGGAGAACTCACAGCTACATTGCTTATTGGGGAACTTGGAGATATTAGAGAATTCAAAACAAATAAACAACTGAATGCATTTGTAGGCATTGATATTAAACGTTACCAATCAGGAACTTCAAAGAGTCGAGATACGATTAATAAAAGAGGAAATAAAAAAGCAAGGCGTTTATTGTATTTAATCACTATGAACATTCTTAGGGGAAGAAATCATTATCAAAGCCATATTGTGGATTATTATTATAAATTAAGAGAGCAGCCTCATGGGAAACCCCACAAGACTGCCGTAATAGCGAGTATCAATCGCTTATTAAAGACCATTCACTACTTGATAGTCAATGATAAATTATATGATTATCAGAAAGCACCACACTAA
- a CDS encoding Panacea domain-containing protein yields MQKLARHILHRASVIECPVTQIHLQKVLYFTIGFMLQHDQKLARDLFEHDEKQAWLYGPVVPNIDAQYQQYRKRGITDEGDVCDVLNTDRINMIIDILIQVNPFKNSGNESTTSLLATTRTRNKS; encoded by the coding sequence ATGCAAAAATTGGCACGACATATTTTACATAGAGCGAGCGTTATTGAATGTCCAGTGACGCAAATTCATCTCCAAAAGGTGTTGTATTTTACGATAGGATTCATGTTGCAACACGATCAAAAGCTTGCTAGAGATTTATTCGAACATGATGAAAAGCAAGCCTGGCTGTATGGTCCTGTTGTGCCAAATATTGATGCACAATATCAACAATATCGCAAAAGAGGTATTACAGATGAGGGAGATGTATGTGATGTGTTGAATACTGACCGCATCAATATGATTATCGATATTTTAATTCAAGTTAATCCATTTAAAAATAGTGGAAATGAGTCAACAACATCACTTTTGGCAACAACACGAACGAGAAATAAGAGTTGA